The window ACAGAATGCGTCGACTCCGTGTTCGGCGGCTTGCTCGACGATCGGGCGGTGCGTCGGTGTCGGCGAACAGATGTCGATGGCGTCGACCGTCCCGTCCTCGAGCAGTTCATCGGCGGATGAATAGGTTGCCGCCTCGAGTCCTGTGCTGTCGACGAACTCGTCGGCCGTGCTCGGCGAGGCGACCGCGACGATGGTCGCGTCGTCGATACCTGCGTAGGCGTCGGCGTGGGTTTCGGCCATGAACCCGCTGCCAACGATACCAATGCGTACCATACCACACACATCGGACGAGGGGGTAAAAACTGTGCCGACGGACGACTATCGATCCCGTTTCGGTTCGGGGTTACCGCAGCGCGCGAATGCCGATAGCCGCGCCGAAAAACTCTCGATCGGCTCGTTCGATGCCGAGTAGCCAGATGAGGCCGCCGTAGGTCACCAGGCCGACGACGATACCCGCAGCGAGGAGCGGGATTCCCGAAAGCGGGAAGTGCAGTCCGTACATCGTCAGGCCGGCTCCAGCGCCGGCGGCAAGCGGCTTGAGAAACCCTCGCGTGTAGGGGTACAGTCCCTCGAGGTACCAGATCTCGAGAAGGCGGGCGACGTTGTTGAGGGCGCCGATGGTAGCGGTCGCGAGCGCTGCCCCGATCAGCCCGTACTCGAGGATGAAGTAGTAGTTGAGCACGACGTTGCAGACGCCGAAGACCCACTGGTTCGCGAGGAGGACGTACTGGTGGCCCGATATCATCAGGAGGTAGCCGCTCGGCCCGACCGCGTTGTTGAGCAGCTGGCTGGCCACGAAGAACGCGAGGACGGCCGCGCCAGCCGTGAACTCGGGGCCGAACAGGGCGAGGATCTCGGTTCGGTAGAGGGCAGCGACGAGCCCGAGAAAGAGCGAGCTCGTCAGCGTCCAACGCGTGACGATGCTGAAGACGCGATTGAGTTCCTCGAGATTCCCGTTGGAATAGAGCCGCGAGGCGACCGGCGGAAACAGCTGATTGAAGGCGGCGAGTGGCAACGACAACATCGCCGCGACGATGAGCGTGACGTTGTAGATCCCGACGGCGGTCGACGTGAGGAAAAACCCCACCATCAGGACGTCGATGCGACTTCGAAAGATCGCGCCGGTATCCTTCAACACCAGCGGGATCGAGAGGTTGTAGTACTCCCTGACGTCGCTGGCCGACCCCGCCGACCGACCGATCGACGGCCGGAGCGAGAGGCGCGTCAGCAGGAAGTAGATCCCGACGAGGAAGACGACGACACTGGCGACCACGAGCGCGGCCATGACGCCGTAAAACGAGAGGCCGAGGAGGAGGGCGAGACCGACGCCGAGCAGTCGCGAGACCGGTTTGAGAAACTGCAGGAGAAAGACCGAGTACTCGAGACGCTCGAGGCTCCTGAACGTCCCCGCCACGATCTGTACCATCGTGTCGAACACCAGGACGATCGCGAACAGGCGCAGGACGTCGACGAGTAACGGGTCGCCGAGGGTGTATCGGGTGACGACCGGGGCTGTGAGGTACAGGCCTGCCGCGACGACGAAACTCGCGA of the Natronosalvus vescus genome contains:
- a CDS encoding oligosaccharide flippase family protein, with protein sequence MSDERSRDVAVASLQSISRGALVFIIGRIVLDALQFLLTLVLTRALTSTMYGVFAYANTLIAIALVFTNLGSTNSILKYVPQYEDDERKQRFMLGLAYATSFVASFVVAAGLYLTAPVVTRYTLGDPLLVDVLRLFAIVLVFDTMVQIVAGTFRSLERLEYSVFLLQFLKPVSRLLGVGLALLLGLSFYGVMAALVVASVVVFLVGIYFLLTRLSLRPSIGRSAGSASDVREYYNLSIPLVLKDTGAIFRSRIDVLMVGFFLTSTAVGIYNVTLIVAAMLSLPLAAFNQLFPPVASRLYSNGNLEELNRVFSIVTRWTLTSSLFLGLVAALYRTEILALFGPEFTAGAAVLAFFVASQLLNNAVGPSGYLLMISGHQYVLLANQWVFGVCNVVLNYYFILEYGLIGAALATATIGALNNVARLLEIWYLEGLYPYTRGFLKPLAAGAGAGLTMYGLHFPLSGIPLLAAGIVVGLVTYGGLIWLLGIERADREFFGAAIGIRALR